The Syntrophobotulus glycolicus DSM 8271 DNA window TGACCGGGCGGTTTGGCGTCCAGATCATAGAGATGGGGCGGCAGGTCTTCAAAAAGGTCTGACTGGGGAAACCCTCGCCGGTTATCCATTCCGGCTGAAAACAGAGAGAAGAACGTTCAAGGAAAGTGCGGCGCATCAGGGGTCTTGAAGATGCGGTAAAATTCCTGTTGATCTCTGCTTGACAGCATCAGCCGGCAAGGATTATAATAACGGCAAACCTCCTGATTCCCGAAAACCGATAGGAATTGAAATGATTGTCTGACTGGGAGACTAGAGGCCATGAGAATATGTTCATGGCCTTTTCGACTGCCCGGGGCAGAACTAACGTATTGGCTTTTTTCATCATATTATAGGGAAAATGATCGGATCAGATGAAGAGGAGGATGACTGATGAATGAAATCCCTGTCCCTTATCTTAGGGCCAATCAGACCGGAATGGTTATTTTGGTTATCCTTGCGGCTATTGTGGGCCAGCCTTGGATCATTGCGGTTCTATGGCTCATTGAAGCTGCCGGGTTAGTATTCGGGGTCAAAGGAAACTTGTTTATCCGAACGGCAAAACCTTTTTTGCAAAAAAAGATTGCTCAGGCAGAAACGGAAGCCAGAGAGCTGACCCGTTTTAACAATACGTTAGCGGTACTCTTTCTGAGCATTTCCCTGGTGTTTTTTGTCCTTGGATGGCCTTTGGCCGGCTATATCACGGCCGGTTTGCTGGCTGGAGTTGCGCTGATCGCGATCAGTGGTTATTGTCTCGGTTGTTTTTTGTATTTTCAGGTGAAACAGTTCCGGAGAAAATTCACGAAGACAAAATCAAGTTGAAAGGATCAGGGGAGCAGCCGCGATGATCATGACCTATGAAATAGAAGACAATTTATATGTCAATCTGACCAACCGCTGTCCCAATGCCTGCCGCTTTTGCATCCGGAATAAACCGGAAGCTTTCGCGCATGATCTCTGGCTGGATCAAGAGCCCAGCGCCGGGGAGGTCATCCGGGAGATTTTAGCCAGGGAGTTAAGCCAATATCGCCAGCTGGTGTTCTGCGGCTTCGGCGAGCCCCTGGAAAGGCTTGAGGAAGTGCTGGAGATCGTCAGAAGGGTGAAGGAAAAAAACAAAATCTATGTCAGGATCAACACGAACGGGCTGGCTGGCAAAATCCACCGCAGGGATGTCACTCCCCAATTCGAGACGCTGATCGACGGTCTTTCCATCAGCCTCAATGCGGGGAATGCCGAAGAGTATGATGCTGTCTGTCACAGCGTATTTGGGTTGGAGGCCTTCCCGGCAATTCTCGATTTCGCGGCCAAAAGCAAAGCCTATGTGCAGGATGTGCAATTCTCAGTTGTTGATTGCCTGCCGCCGGACCGGCTGGCAGCCTGCCGGAAAATAGCGGCGGAGCTCGATATCCCCTTGAAGGTGCGCAGGGAAGTGAAAGCCTGAAAATAAACGCTTGACCGCTGAAAATCAAATATTGTATGATGTTATCCGTCAGATCATCTGCAGGAATAATATTCTTTGAATTGAAGACAGTGATTGCCCAGAAAACTGGAGGTCATACCATGGTATGGCCTCTTTTTGTATGATTTGGGGCCTGCAGCCGGATGATTCCGTACCTGCAGGATGAAACGGGGGGGAAATGATGACGGTTAATTTAAAAGAACCGGCGGTAGAATTGAGAGAACTGAGGTTGAAGACAATTACCGGTTATGAGGGGGATGCTGTCGATTTAAACAGCAGGGACGATTTTCGCAATCGGGAACGTTCTTTTACGCAGTGCGGTTCCTGCGGGGCGGACCAGGTGATGAACCTGCTGACCCAGATTCAGGACGCGGCGGTGGTCGAGCATGGGCCGGCAGGCTGCGCCGGTGATATTTCTTTCCGCAATGGGACGTTCCGGACGGGAAATAAGCGCATGGGCTATGCCGTGCATAATGTGAAATACATCAATACCAATCTGGATGAAAACGATACCATATTCGGGGGGGAGGCCAAGCTGGTCAGGGCCGTCCGGGAGGCTTACCGGAGATTTCAGCCCAGGGCGATTTTTGTCACCACCACCTGCGCCTCGGCCATTATCGGCGATGATGTTCCGGGCATCTGCGATGATTTGGAAGAGGAATTGGGAATCCCGGTGGTGGCCACCTTATGTGAAGGCTTCCGGACCAATATTTGGGCCACGGGTTTCGACTCGGCCAATCACAGTATTTTACGCAAGATTGTCAAACCGGCCCGCCAAAAACAAGCGGATTTGATCAATGTGATCAGTTTCCAGCACCGCTTTGTCTATGAAAGTGTTTTCCGGCAGATGGGGCTGCGTCCCAATCACATTGTGCCGCTTTCCACGATCGAACAGCTGGAGCGCATCTCGGAAGCGGCGGCCACAGTCCAGTATTGCCAGACGTTGGGCACTTATCTGGCCGCCGGGCTGGAGCAGCACTTCGGAGTCCCGGAGGTGAAAGCGGCCGCTCCCTTTGGCCTGCGGGCCTCAGATGAACTTCTGCGGGAGATCGGCCGGATCTTTCATAAGGAAGCGGAGGCGGAACAGGTCATCCGCTCGGAACGGGAAAAAATTGCCGAAGACCTGGCCTATCTGCGGGGCCGCCTGAGCGGCAAGACTGCGTTTATCGCCGCGGGGGGACCCCTGGCTTACAGTATTCTGGCCCTGGTGAAGGATTTGGGGATGGAGGTCGTGGGCACCTGTGTCTGGCACCATGATCAGGTTTATGATAACAGGCATGAAAAGCTCAATTTTTTAAACTTTGCGACGGAGCATTATGGGAACTTTCCGGTGGGCGTCTGCAATAAGCAAGCGTTTGAGGTCATCAATGCCATTAATAAGCATCAGCCGGATATTGCCATTTCCAGGCATATGTCGACGGTTTGGGCGGCGAAGCTGGGCATTCCGTCCATTTTTGCCGGCAATGAACCGACCGAAATGCTGTATGACGGCTTGGTCCGCTTTGGCCAGACCATTCATGACGCCATTTTCAATCCGGCTTTCATCAACAATATCGCCCGCCACAGCAAGCTGCCCTATACGGACTGGTGGCTGGAGCAAAATACCTATTCTTTCTTAAAAGGGTGCGAAAACAATGAGTGATGTTGAAATTATCCAGGAACCGCGCCATACCTGCGCTCTGGGAGGGCTGCAGACCGTAGTGGCCATTGAACGGGCCATTCCCATCTTGCATGCCGGACCGGGCTGCGGCTCCAAGCTGCACCGGGGCATGGCCCTGGCGGGGGGTTACCAGGGAGCCGGTTACGCGGGGGCGGATGCGACCCCGTGTACGAATATGATCGAGAAGGATGTGGTTTTCGGGGGGACCGAAAAACTGCGGGACCTGATTGAGGGGACCCTGAAAATCATGGACGGGGACTTTTTTGTGGTTTTAACCGGCTGCACCGCCGATATTATCGGCGATGATGTCGGCAGTGTGGTGGCCGATTTCCAGGCCCGGGGGATACCCATCGTCCATGCTGAAACGGCCGGTTTCAAAGGGGATTCCTACAAAGGGCATGAGCTGGTGCTGGAGGCCATTATCAGGCAGTACCTGCAGCCGGCCGCCCACAAGGAAAAGGGGCTGGTCAATATTTTGGCCAGTGTGCCCCGGCATGATCCTTTTTGGGAAGGAGATCTCCATGAGGTGAAAGAACTGCTGGCGGGCATCGGCTTAAAGGCCAATATCTTGTTTGGTTTTGACAGCGGGGGCCGGAAAGCTTTGGAGGCGATCCCCTCCGCGGAGTTTAACCTGGTGCTTTCTCCCTACCAGGGCTTGAAAACCGCCCAACTGCTGCAGGAGAAATTTGACACCCCTTACCTGCATTATCCGGTTTTGCCGGTGGGCGGGGCGGAAACCTCCAAGTTTCTGCGGACGGTGGCGGAATTTGCCGGAACCTGGTCCCAAGCCGCCGCTGACGCTGTCGCTTACAGGGAACGGGAATTTTATCATTATCTGGTGCGTTCCGCGGACCTGCTGACCGAATTCCAGCTCCAGATGCCCAGACGGTTTATCAATATTAATGATGCTTCCTACGCCCTGGCGTTCAGCAAGTTTTTGGTCAATGAGCTGGGATATTTCCCGATCCGGCAATTCATTACCGAGAACGTTCCGGAGGAATACCGGCAGCCGGTGGCGGGTTATTTTCAGGAACTGGGTCCCGGCATTTCCACGGAGGTGACCTTTGCCCAGGACGGAGGGGTGATCAGTGAGGTCATCAATTCCACCAGAATACGGGGAACGCCCCTGGTTCTGGGCAGCTCCTGGGAGATCGACCTGGTCGGCAGCATCAAAGGACTGCAGCTGAGTGTGGCCCTGCCGGTCATTGACCGCCTGATTCTGCATCGCAGCTATGTGGGATACCGGGGCGGCCTGAATCTGGTCGAGGATATTTACAGTAAACTGCTGGCCCTCAATCGCGGTTAGCCGGGAGGGGGGCTGTGGGGCGGTCTGCCCTATATTTGAGGAAAGAAGGAATGAGAATGGCGATTAATTTAAACGTAAGCGCCGTAGGTACGCGGGAAGAACGGCTGGGCTCGGTCGTGGGATATGTGGGGGACATCAAGGATCTGGCCCGCCAGAGCAGGTGCGGGACCTTAAAGGACCAGGAGCGCTGCTTCAGTCAGTCCAGCACCTGTGACAATGGCTGTGCGGTGCACTATCTGGCCCACATCCGCGATGTGGCCGTGATTATCCATGCCCCTTCAGGCTGCGCGGCGCTCGCGTCAGCCTCGGTCACCATGCACACCCAGCTGGCCGACAAACGGGGCCTGGAGTATCATTCAGTGATTTTGGGAACGGACATGAATGAATCGGATACGGTTTTCGGCGCTGTGGACGGCCTGCGGGATATTGTGGTGCAGACCTATGAACGGTATAAGCCCTCCGCTGTTTTTGTCGCCACTTCCTGCGTATCCGGAATCATCGGCGAGGATGTTGATTCTGTCGTGGAGGAGCTGGACCGGGAGCTGCCGGTACCGGTTGTGGCCATGCATTGCGAGGGCTTTAAATCCAAGGTGTGGGCGACCGGTTTTGACGCCGCGGATCATGCGATTCTAAGAGGGATTGTCAAGCCGCCCCGGGAAAAAAGAAATGTCATCAATTTTAAAAACTTCAATGAACTGGCCCGCCGGGAAATCACCGAGATGTTCGCCAATTTCGGGGTAACTCCGTTTTTCCTCTATTCCAATACCACAGTGGAGGAGCTTTCCCATATTTCAGAAGCCCTGGCCACGGTCTCCATCTGCGGGACCCTCAGTTCTTATCTGGGCAACGCGCTGGAGCAGGAATACGGGGTTCCTTATATTAAAACCATCAATCCTCTGGGCGTGGCCGGTTTTGAGATCTGGCTGCGGGAAATCGGGCGGGTGATCGGCAAGGAAAATGAGGTGGAAGCGTATATTCAGGAGCAGCGCCAAATTTACCTCCCCCAGCTGGAAGAGGTGAAAAAGAAGCTCAAAGGATTGCGGGTCGTGCTGGGCATGGGCTCCAGCTTCGCCTTTCAAGTGGCCCGGGTGATCCAGGAGCTGGACATGGAAGTGGCTTATATCGCCTCCTGGCATTATGATTCCCGCTACGACGACGGGGAAGCGCCGCCCCATGTGCAATACCTGGCGGAGCACACGCCTGATAATTTTAAAGTCAGTGTGGCCGACCAGCAGAATTTTGAGATTTTGAATATCCTGAATACCTATAAGCCGGACCTTTATCTGGCCAGACACGGGGGAACCACGGTTTGGGCCATCAAACAGGGAACGCCCTCGATTTTTATGGCGGATGAGTACATGACGTACGGCTACAAAGGCACTCTGGATTTTGCCTATAAAATTTTAGCGGCCATTACCAACCGCAGTTTTGAGAAAAACCTGTCCTCCCGGATCGAGCTGCCCTACACCAGCTGGTGGTATGAGCAGGACAGCAGCTTGCTATACAAGAAAGAAGAGGTGGAAGCCAATGCCCAGGATACTTGATCAAACTCGCTATAAATGCGCTTTATCCGCCATTCAGACAGTCCAAGCCATCTCCGGGGCCCTGCCGATCCTGCATTCCGGTCCGGGCTGCTCGGACCGCTTATCGAGCGGGGCCGGAACGTCCGGGCATTTTGCCCCGCGGATTTTTCCCTGTACCAATATCAGCGAAAAAGAAGTCATTTTCGGCGGAGAGGAAAGGCTGCGGGAAACCATTGCCAATGCTCTTAAGGTAATCAATGCCGAGCTTTTTGTGGTGCTGACGGGCTGTTCGGCTGAAATTGTGGGAGATGACGTGGAGGAAGTGGTCCGTTCGTTCAGAGATGCCGAAAAACCGGTGCTTTACGCCTCCACGGCCGGCTTTAAGGGCAATAATTATCTGGGCTATGAGTGGGTCCTGGAAGCGATCATCAGTCAATATTTACAAGACGGTTCTGCCTATCCCCAAGAACCGGGTCTGGTCAATATTTTCGCCAGTATTCCCCTGCACGACCCGTTCTGGCACGGCAACCTGGAGGTTCTGGCCCAGCTTTTGTCCGAACTGGGTCTGCAGCCCAACATCATTTTCGGCTATGACAACGGCATGAAGAATATCGACAAAATTCCCTCCGCCCAGTTCAATCTTCTGGTATCTCCCTGGCAGGGACTGGACAGCGTCAAGCTCTTGGAGCAAAAGTACGGCACTCCCTATTTCCATTATCCCAATCTCCCCGTGGGCGCTTTTGAAACCAGCAAATTTTTAAGGGCGGTCAGTGATTTTGCCGGACTGGACCGCGAAAAAACCGAGGCTGTCGTGAAAGAAAAGGAACGTAAATATTACTACTTTATCGAGCGGTTTGCCGATCTCTTTCTGGAGAACAGAATCATGGCCCAAAGGTTCGTGATTGTCTCCGACGCCCAGTATACTCTGGCGCTGACCAAATTTCTGGTCAATGACCTGGGGCTTTTTCCGGAGAAGCAATATATTATGGATGATACGCCGGAAAAATACCGCCAGGCTATCGCGGGATATTTCCGGGATCTGAATTTTGGCATTGAGACCGAGGTTTCCTTTGAGACCGACGGCTATAAGGTCCACGAGGAAATCGAGGCTACGGATTACCACGGCTATCCCCTGATCGTGGGCAGCGCCTGGGAAAAAAAGCTGGCCCGCAAAACCTCGGCCCACTATTTGTCGGTTTCCTGGCCGCTCACGGAAAGACTGATCATCAACAGTTCTTATGCCGGCTATGAGGGAGGCCTGAAATTCCTGGAGGATATTTATTCGGTGGTGCTGACGCGCTTCAATTAAAAGGCTTTCCTCAGCCAGAGGGCGGACGGGATAACCAGGACTCTTGTTTGCAGATGAAAGAAGAGTGGGCAAAAGATGAACACCCCGAAAGAATATTGGAATAATGAATACCGAAAGCAGCGGATAGAGAAACCCGTCTATGATCTTTGGCTGGCTAAATATAAAGACATATTGGGGAAAGCGAAAGATACCCACATCATTGATCTGGGCTGTGGGCAGGGGAATAACAGCCTGTATCTGACTGAAAGAGGTTATAAGGTCCTGGCTTGTGATATCTCTGAAATTGCCATAGAACGCTTAAAAAAGCAGATATCCGGGGCAGAAACCAGGGTTTTTGACATGCTCGACGGACTTCCCTTTGAGACGAATAGGGCAGAAATTGTCATTGCCGACTTATGCCTGCACTATTTTGCCTGGACGGAGACTCTCGGTATCGTTCAGGAAATAAAGAGGATTCTGGTTGACGGAGGCAATCTGCTCCTGCGGGTTAATTCCACTCATACTAATTAGCGTATAATATATGGAAATATTTAGGTATATATGGTATAATATTAAACAAGGAAGGTGCTGATATTATGCCAAAATACCAGTTTAGCGAAGCCCAAAAAGAAGAAATATTAGAAGCGTCAAAGAAGAGCAAAAATACTTTCGAATACAAAAGACTTCAATGCTTAGTATTAAGATTTGAGAAAAATATGAAGTTACATGAAATCAGTGAAATCGTAGGTTATAACTATAAAGCCGTAGGAAATATCATATCAAAATATTTTGTAGAAGGCCTTAACGGTATACTTGGAGAAAAAAGAAAAGGCGGTAATAAAAGATACTTGAGTGTAGAAGAAGAGAACTCATTATTAGAACCATATTTGAAGAAAGCAGAACAAGGGAAAATGCTGATTGTGGCTGAAATAAATGAGGCCTATGAAAAAAAGATCGGACATAGTGTTCTTGCCGCAACAGTGTATAGGATGCTTTCCAGACATAACTGGAGAAAAATAGTTCCAAGAAGTAAACATCCGAAATCCAAACCAGAAGAGCAAGAGGCTTACAAAAAAAATCACGGACAAAATAAGTGAACTGGTAAATTTTAGCACAAAAAACTGCGTCTGATGTTTCAAGATGAAGGACGTTTTGGGCGTATCAATAAACCTAAACTATGCTGGTGGCCTAAGGGGATTTGCCCGAGAGTCCCTTGCCAAGTAGTAAGAGAATATACATACGCCTACGCCGCAGTCTCACCACAAGACGGGAAGATGGTTTCATTGGTGTTACCGTATGCCAATACTGATTGTATGAATGTGTTTTTAAAAGAAGTATCCGACCGGTTTCCTGAAGATCATATTGTTATGGTCATGGACTGTGCTGCATGGCAGAGATCTAAAACTTTAAAAATTCCAGAAAACATGGAAATCTATCCGCTTCTGCCTTATAGCCCTGAGCTGAATCCTGTTGAAAATATTTGGGATGAGGTTAGAGAGAAAGGCTTTTTCAACGAGATATTCAAGTGCATGAAAGATGTTGAAACTAGACTCTGTGACATTTTGCATGATCTAGAAACTGATGATAAGAGAGTTAAAGGCATAATGGGTTGGAAATGGATACTTTCCATGTTTTAAATGCAAATTAGTATTAGTTCCGAGGAAGCTGTATTGTATGAGGATGCCATCCTTACCGCCATTACTAATGATAACCCCCGTCTTTTTGAAAACGACCGGGGCCTTGCTGAAAACATTGAGAACAAAGTTCTCAATAAAAAGGTATATAGCCTTTACCCTTCAGTGGAGGTCAGTGATGGCCAGCTGTGGGGTGTATGACTGCCGGGTTATCGGAAGCTCTTTCAGCAGAAGAAACCGCGGAGCTTTTGGAATTTGTGGCCGGACAGAATAGTGACGGGTACGGTGCGGTGCTAGAACAGCGCCCAATTAAAACACCGGATAGCATAAATTATGTCAGCTTCTGGGATAGTGATAAAAATTACGCCCCTGAGACAGAACAGGAATTGAAAAAAGGTCCTCTATACTGGATACGGCGGTCCTAAGATGGGAGGGATATAAGTGAGTAAGTTATTTTCAGTAGTGGGATTGAAAACCGATACCGGTATTGGCGAGGTAGGATTTATGGGCGGCATCCCAGAAGCTGAGGAGATTCAAGATTCGAGACTCAACAAAGAGCTTGTCGAGGACTGCGGTGGCTCCGATTACATTACAGTCAACTTAAAATCCTACCTCTACGGGGAGGGAGAACCCGAAAAGATCTCTGTCGCGGACCTGGATTGGATTAAGAACAATCCGGGATTTGTCAACAGCGAGAACGTCACATGCATCCAGAGTTCCCGCTATACCATCTTGCATGGATTAGGCGCGAATCAGGGACGGACAGGGATACCAAATCGTAGAGTGCTTCAATATTCAGGGGGAGGAACTGAGCTTCATTCCCGAAACCTTTTCCCTTACAGAATTGAACTTCCTGGCGCGGCGCATAAGCAAGATGAATGAACACGACCGAATTGCTTTCACAGGCTGCGCCGTCAGGGGCGAAGGAAAGCTGGGAATGCGCGACCTCATCAATCAGACCTACAATCTGGATGACGCTCATGTGAAATGGAAGTAGCACGGAACCCGGGAGGACCACTGCGGACTTCGGAATAGGAGTACGCCGAGTGTTATGAGAAACGGAGCGTAATATTACAACTAACCTGGAATTCAGTCACTGGAACGGGATATTCTTTGATGAGAAAATGACCAGCGCTATTATTGACAGGCTTATTCATCACAGTCATTTGCTTGTATTTACCGGCCCCAGTTACAGACCACCAGATCATCCATAAACTGTTAAATTTGGAAACTGGGGTGCTGCATATTTGAATTTCAGGAGTGCTACATTTTTTACTTGCCAAAAATAGTTAATAATATTACAATTAAAGCCCCTAAAAAGTTAAATGTAAAGAAAGGTCCGTATTGGTAGTAATACATATATGAAAAACTATATCAAGCATTTGATCGACATATATCATGATTTTAAAAAGGCCAATATTAATCCTGAAAGGGAAAAATGAAATATTCTTTAATCTATGATGCAATAAAAAGAGAGATAGGCTTTAAGTGGGATGAAACTTCTAATGAACGTCTTGAAAACTTATATACGTTCCTTCAAAAAAGGATTGATAATACTATATTAGGAAAAACTCGAAAAGCACGGGGTATGAGGAGCTACAGCACATATAAGGAATACATGATTGAAAAACAAGGAATAAACTTGGAATAACTTTTTGGAGGTAATTGGATCGATTTTGACGGATTTGGTCAAAATGTCTGTCTAACTTGGGACACCTAACACCGTCAATTAATGGACATTATGCGGTGGCAGTACCAACTTATTTTATTGCTCGCGTAATGGATATATAATTAGGACATGTAATATTTTCCTGTGAAGGATTATTGTTATGGACTATATGACTGCGAGAGAAGCATCCAAAAAAATGGGATATCATGCAGAGCAGAGTGTAAGTTTTATGCGCTCAAGGGAAGATCCTCAGCGCCGTTATATTCGGAAATGCTTGGGCCATACCAAAAGATGCTGTTAAGGCCAAGGATAGTAGATATAAGAAAGATGTTAATCTAAAGAACGGGTATTAACCGACGAGCAAGTAGGATATAGTCCGAATGGCGAACAATTGGGCGGGTTTACATAGGTTCTAAGAGCAATACTACGCAGTTTGTTCGATGGTAGTTTACCGTAAAATATGCACTAGGAGGGGGCAAAATGTATTCTGGCGAAACACTCAATTCAAGAATGAATAGTGTAAAAGCTGACTATAGAAACGCAATGAAGAGTTTTACCAACATGGTCAATCTATTCAAATCCGGGCTGGACTTTACCGAAATGGATAATCTACAAAATTTGCTTGCAACCTGTCGTCTCTGCCATGAATCGCTCTTTGGCGCATTTGAAACCATAATGAAAATCTTGGCAGGAAAATTGGAAGAGCAACCAGTAGGTAAAGGCTTCCCGACACTCATTAGTCTTTCCAGAGATCTGCACAGGATATCAACCGGTTCAAAACGGGGCTCAGTACCTGGTCTAGCAATTGACTATACAGCAATCCAAAAGATAGAGCTCGACAAAATTGTTTCAACAAAAGATGTGCGCAATGATTTGACTCATAAGGGAATTATCCGTGAAGCGCGACATTATGAGAGCCTGTTTGAAAACTTAAAGCGGCTTATTCGAATGGTTGACCCTGATTTCAATGATATAGTGCCGCCCGATGTTCGGGAGCTTGAGCAAGAGACATTTGGGCACTTTTTAAAGCATATCAAATTTGATGAAGTGTGGGCACCACCGGCTCATATCCTTATTATGGACTCCATTTGGACTATACCGGACGATCATGCAGCACTACTACTCTCTTTGCCTTGGGACGTAATCATAGATTTAGATGGCCGGGGCATTGGAAATTGGGAGTATGACGGCAATCGCAAGATAAGGTATAATATCGCTGCTTCGAGCCGTGTGCAAAAAATTATAGAAAGCGGCGGCAAAAAAACCATTCCTATATTTGCAATCAAACCAGATGAGAACAATTATTCCATGATTCAAAATGTCGAAAGAATTCCGTATTTAAACTATTCGGATGGAGATATATCGCTTAATAAAGATACAGAAAAAAGCCTTGATGCATTGACCACACAGCTGCGCAAGGCAAGAAGCAACCACATCAATATAGATAAAGCGCAAGAAAATCTCACCATGAAGCAGAGGAAAATAAACGTCATACGTAAGTTTTTAAAAGAATATCTCAGCAATTACGACTCTGCTGTCATTGTCAGTCTTGCGGAGGCGTTTAGTCAGGATAATAGCAGCCAACAAATCATCCATGAGATTTTTAAAAAAATAGATATAAACATACAGGTGATACTGGTGCAGGATGCACTTGATGCGAAGGTTCCTTTGCCCGATTGGATTGACGAAACCATGTGCATGACTTGGAATTGTGAGTTAAGTACGTTTTTTAGCGAGATTTATAAAAACAGAGATATGTTTTCCGGTTATAGGTCTACTGAAAATAAAAAGAAAAGCAAGGATAGTTATCGGTTTATCCTGCGGGACAAGGTGGAAAAGATGATCTCCCGAAACGGCATCATAAAAGAAGTGGAAGATTATTTTGAGCTATTGCATTTAGATGTCGGAATGGAGGCGTCCAGAGATGGAGAGGAATTATTTTACCGTGGGCATTTAGCGGAGTGGTCTGCACTAAATAATAAGTGCGACACGGATATCGCACCTGATACGCATAAGAAACTCGTTCAGCGGATCAGAAGCTCATTTACGACCAACCCGGAAGTAGAAAATACATTCTTTATTCTACATCAGCCGGGAGTCGGTGCTACGACACTAGGACGACGTATTGCATGGGATATCCATAAAGATTTTCCCGTAGCGATTTTGAAGCGTTTTGACAGTAAGTTGCTCAACAACCGTATCAGTTCGTTATATAGAGCGCTCGAAAATACACCGTTTCTGATTTTGGTCGATTCGGCTCACGGTGTGTCCGATGATGACATTGATGAATTTGTCAAGCTCATGAGACACCAAAACTTCCCAATTGCGGCA harbors:
- a CDS encoding ATP-binding protein, whose translation is MTSAIIDRLIHHSHLLVFTGPSYRPPDHP